From the genome of Triticum aestivum cultivar Chinese Spring chromosome 3B, IWGSC CS RefSeq v2.1, whole genome shotgun sequence, one region includes:
- the LOC123067800 gene encoding tropinone reductase homolog At5g06060-like — protein sequence MGAGERARRRCSTLGNCRGHRLWEGGGQQGRGDVKLRCEQHRIGMMKERLRDSKQQQAERSLAGKRALVTGRTKGIGRAIVEELTGFGVRVHTCSRSDADLHERLRGWQADADAGRLRGRVPGSASDVSVRGDRKRLVATARAEMGGKLDILVNNAGQSFYGAATERTPEDYARLMATNLESCFHFAQLVHPLLVRAAGGGSMVVNISSTCGLMANSHMSVYSASKAAVNQLTRSLAVEWAGDGIRVNCVSPGGTRTELSARIPLGRMGEPGEIASLVVLLCMLAASYITGQVVCVDGGRTIAA from the exons ATGGGCGCAGGAGAACGAGCTCGCCGCCGCTGCAGCACGCTAGGCAACTGTCGCGGCCACAGACTATGGGAAGGAGGAGGCCAACAAGGCAGGGGCGATGTCAAGTTGAGATGCGAGCAACACCGCATCGGAATGATGAAGGAGAGGCTGCGTGACTCCAAG CAGCAGCAAGCCGAGAGGAGCCTCGCCGGCAAGAGGGCCCTCGTCACCGGCAGAACCAAAGGAATCGG GCGCGCGATCGTGGAGGAGCTCACGGGGTTTGGCGTACGGGTGCACACCTGCTCCCGGAGCGACGCCGACCTGCATGAGCGCCTGCGCGGTTGGCAGGCCGACGCGGACGCCGGCCGACTGCGCGGCCGCGTTCCGGGCTCCGCATCCGACGTCTCCGTGCGCGGCGACAGGAAGCGGCTCGTGGCCACGGCCCGCGCCGAGATGGGGGGCAAGCTGGACATCCTCGTCAACAACGCCGGCCAGTCCTTCTACGGGGCG GCCACGGAGCGCACGCCCGAGGACTACGCCCGCCTCATGGCCACCAACCTAGAGTCCTGCTTCCACTTCGCCCAGCTCGTGCACCCGCTCCTCGTCCgtgcggcgggcggcggcagcaTGG TGGTGAACATCTCCTCCACCTGCGGGCTCATGGCCAACTCACAcatgtcggtgtactcggcgagcAAGGCGGCCGTGAACCAGCTCACCCGGAGCCTCGCTGTGGAGTGGGCGGGCGACGGCATCCGCGTCAACTGCGTGTCGCCGGGGGGCACCCGAACGGAGCTC AGCGCGCGCATCCCATTGGGCCGCATGGGCGAGCCCGGGGAGATCGCGTCGCTCGTCGTGCTCCTTTGCATGCTGGCAGCGTCCTACATCACGGGGCAGGTCGTGTGCGTCGACGGTGGCCGCACCATAGCCGCCTAG